Proteins encoded in a region of the Hymenobacter sp. DG25B genome:
- a CDS encoding Y-family DNA polymerase encodes MFQPRLEGRPVVVLSNNDGCLISRSAEAKALGVQMGDPYFQVKPLLEQHNVTVLSSNYALYGDMSRRVMWYLNQVVPAVEVYSIDEAFLDLSGLERFVNPSLEELARTLRANVKVRTGIPTCVGIAPTKTLAKLANRIAKKKPELEGVLYLDSDEKCRWALEQVAVEDVWGIGRQYAQRLMARGILTAAQLAGCSDGFARQHLGGVVGQRLVRELRGEPCQGLLPSEDGSLARRSLCCSRTFGQPLSAFPDVLGAVSAFATRAAEKLRRQGDAAHLITVFLSKSSYGLEAPPYSASVVLTLPVATNDTMELVRFARAALRRLWQPGNRYTKAGVILDGLEPAGQTQLTLFEAGPISEKRNRLMAELDALNRRFGKGTVHLAAMVLPPGQSRLPWEGQAQWRTPQYTTRLEDLLMVG; translated from the coding sequence GTGTTCCAACCCCGGCTGGAAGGCAGGCCCGTGGTGGTGCTCTCCAACAACGATGGGTGCCTGATCTCCCGCAGCGCGGAAGCCAAAGCGCTGGGCGTGCAGATGGGCGACCCTTACTTTCAGGTCAAGCCCCTGCTCGAGCAGCATAATGTCACGGTGCTTTCCAGCAACTATGCCCTCTACGGGGACATGTCGCGGCGGGTGATGTGGTATCTAAACCAGGTGGTGCCGGCCGTGGAGGTCTACTCCATCGATGAGGCCTTCCTGGATCTTTCCGGCCTGGAGCGCTTCGTGAACCCGAGTCTGGAGGAGCTGGCCCGCACGCTGCGGGCGAATGTGAAGGTGCGCACCGGTATTCCCACCTGCGTGGGCATCGCCCCGACCAAGACCCTGGCCAAGCTGGCCAACCGCATCGCCAAGAAGAAACCCGAGCTGGAAGGAGTACTCTACCTGGATTCGGACGAGAAATGCCGCTGGGCCCTGGAGCAGGTGGCCGTGGAGGATGTCTGGGGTATCGGCCGGCAGTACGCCCAGAGGCTGATGGCCCGGGGGATTCTGACCGCCGCGCAGCTGGCCGGGTGCAGCGACGGGTTTGCCCGTCAGCACCTGGGTGGGGTGGTGGGCCAGCGCCTGGTGCGCGAGCTGCGGGGCGAGCCCTGCCAGGGGCTGCTGCCCAGTGAGGATGGGAGCTTGGCCCGCCGCAGCCTTTGCTGCTCGCGCACGTTTGGCCAGCCGCTGAGCGCCTTTCCCGATGTGTTGGGAGCGGTCTCGGCCTTTGCCACCCGAGCGGCCGAGAAGCTGCGCCGGCAGGGCGACGCGGCTCACCTCATCACCGTGTTTCTGAGCAAGAGCAGCTACGGGCTGGAAGCCCCGCCGTATTCCGCTTCTGTCGTGCTCACCCTGCCCGTAGCCACCAATGACACGATGGAGTTGGTGCGGTTTGCGCGGGCGGCGCTCAGGCGCCTTTGGCAGCCGGGCAACCGCTACACCAAAGCGGGCGTGATACTCGACGGCTTAGAGCCCGCTGGGCAGACCCAGCTCACGCTTTTTGAAGCGGGACCCATTTCTGAAAAGCGAAACAGGCTGATGGCTGAGCTGGATGCCCTAAACCGCCGTTTCGGCAAAGGCACCGTGCATCTCGCGGCCATGGTTCTGCCACCGGGTCAGTCACGCCTACCCTGGGAGGGTCAGGCGCAGTGGCGTACCCCGCAATACACTACCCGGCTGGAGGATTTGCTGATGGTGGGATGA
- a CDS encoding LexA family protein, with amino-acid sequence MRNVQLIPVFDAPTPFWLPLFSCRVPAGFPSPAADYAEELFDLNRLLLRHPDATYLVRVSGDSMQGAEIHEGDLLAVDKQLEADHNHIVVAVVEGECTVKRLVCEQGQWWLRPENPAYAPYSITEPDAVRIWGVVTHVLHELVPGKLSALLRTRD; translated from the coding sequence ATGCGCAACGTTCAACTGATCCCCGTTTTTGATGCCCCCACGCCCTTTTGGCTGCCGCTGTTCAGCTGCCGGGTGCCGGCGGGCTTCCCCTCCCCCGCCGCCGACTATGCCGAGGAGCTCTTTGATTTAAACCGCCTGCTGCTGCGCCACCCCGATGCCACCTACCTGGTGCGCGTGAGCGGGGACAGCATGCAGGGAGCGGAGATCCATGAGGGCGACTTGCTGGCCGTGGACAAGCAGCTGGAAGCGGACCACAACCACATCGTGGTGGCCGTGGTGGAAGGCGAGTGCACCGTCAAGCGCCTGGTCTGCGAGCAGGGCCAGTGGTGGCTGCGGCCGGAGAACCCGGCCTATGCCCCCTACTCTATTACCGAGCCCGATGCCGTGCGCATCTGGGGCGTGGTCACTCACGTGCTGCACGAGCTGGTGCCGGGCAAGTTGAGCGCATTGCTGCGCACCCGCGATTAA
- a CDS encoding T9SS type A sorting domain-containing protein — MNVFPTPTAGHVPQLALRGFAGQVVNIRVISMVGRTVWNQSLTPTTYQTQHALRLPASLPQGMYTVQVTSGGQTYQTRLLLTR; from the coding sequence GTGAACGTATTCCCTACACCCACGGCCGGCCACGTGCCCCAGCTGGCCTTGCGCGGCTTTGCCGGTCAGGTGGTCAACATCCGGGTGATTTCCATGGTAGGCCGCACCGTCTGGAACCAGTCGCTGACGCCTACCACGTATCAGACGCAGCACGCGCTGCGCCTGCCCGCCAGTCTGCCCCAGGGCATGTACACGGTGCAGGTAACCAGCGGCGGACAAACCTACCAGACGCGCCTGCTGCTCACCCGATAA